In Arachis hypogaea cultivar Tifrunner chromosome 7, arahy.Tifrunner.gnm2.J5K5, whole genome shotgun sequence, the genomic window AAAGTACATTTATTATGAATGGATTCTTTCTAAATATATTAATacttctttctttttaaattaactagcATATGTATCCATATATTGTATGGGACAATagacaaaaatatataaagtatttttttaatttttaaatgaaaacaTACATAGTAATTTTTAGTCCTCTCTTCTGAATTCTAACAGCAGTAATCAAAGGCAAGTGAATCCAAGGAGAGAAGTTAATGCATTATTAGAAAATGATTAAGCCATACTTCTCTTCTAATTAAAACAAGCAACATTAATGGGGAAAAAAACATTAACATTTGATATCACATCTTAACAAAGTTTTAGTTTTGTAAGATGACTTTCACAAAATCATCTATTGCTCTGATTGAAGAGCCTTTAACTTCACCATTCTGTGTTGTTGCTTCTCTCATAAGAACTGCAATCTCTTCAGCCTTCACCTTCATCTCTTTTCCCTTCCCACTTTGTTGATCCATAACCATGTCAATCACATTCTTCACTTCCTCCCCTGAAATCACACTTTCAACTGTTGCTGTGAGCATAACACTAACACCCAATTCTTCCTCCAACATCTTAGCATTGTAAACTTGTTCTGCTGCCAATGGCCACCCAATGAATGGAACACCATAACTTAGACTCTCCAACACTGAATTCCACCCACAGTGACTAAGAAATGCTGCTATTGACTTATGTGAAAGAATATCCATTTGGGGTCCCCATTGATGCACCAACAAACCCTTTTGAGTGTTCTTCATTCTCTCTTCAAACCCTTTTGGTAACCATTCATCACCATTGAACTCTGCATTGATGTCAAAACCAAATGGTGGCCTTATAACCCAAATAAAACTTCTCCCACTTTGTTCCAACCCTTCAGCCAATGCCATCATTTGGGAAGCACTGATTGTGTTCTGTGATCCAAAAGATATGTAAAGAACAGATCTTTCATCCTTCAAATCTAACCACTCAATGCAGGGTTCAAGACCCTTGCCATGCTCTTTACCTGCACATACAAATACGAATATTGAATTCGATAAATAACAAGAACCCTAAACAACAAACTGATTGTTTCTCCCCCATTTCTCATGTGTTTGTTGATGCAACTTTTAAAAGTTAAGAATATTCTTGAAAACTCTGGAGAGTGAGCATTTTAAAGTTAGtttatacttattaaaataaaaaaatttaatataatctcatatattaattaatatttaaatttaatttttatttattataatatttttaaatattaaaaactattttactaaACACACTTGTTTGTGCTTATTacaaactaattttaatttaatttataatttttataaactacttttaaaaaataaaaattttatcaaaccaaATTTAAGTATTAGTTTAAATTGACTTTttttgagttaaaaaaatatttttattcaattttaaacaTATTTGGATATATTCTTTTAGAAaatacttaaattaaaaaaaatattttttaaaaaaactaacaatactttaatttaaaaaaaataaaaataaaagacgtttttaatatttaattttttttaaaaactattgaAATGtgaaatagtttttatttattaaaaaaatagattttttttttcaaaaaccaatgtAAAAACTCGCCCAAAACCAATAACATAGCAATTtagatgcaagaagttataatTATTTGACATTTTGGTGGACTGCAATATAATGTGTCTCATTGAACTTACATCTTCATGTGAAGACATCTCTAATCATCTTCacatcagttttttttttttttttaattatattttacactCCTTGTATATATAAGGTGCAAATTGTTTTGAACTATACCTTGAAGTGCAAGTGGTTGAAGAAGAGGACCAACACTCCATACAGGAAGATTAATGAAATACTTTCTGAGAAGTTCCAAACCCAAATTCTCAATCTCCTCAGCAGTGTTACAAATCCACCCATCAGATTTCATGGACAGTTGAACCTGGGAAAGGATGAATTTTGACCAATCACAACTTCCATCAGTTTCTCTCAAGGTTCTATGCATGTGAGAGCGGTGGAACTTGTAGTTCTGAGGGAACCCCGGAATCGAAAACTCGTCTGAATCAGAGTTTATGTGGGGAAGATTGGACCAGATAGATATATAAGCCAGAGTTCCATAAGCACCACAAGTTGTGAATGTTATGTTCTTGATTCCAAAACTCTTTGCAACATTGTTAGCCCAACCAACAAACACATCAGATATTATGCAGAGAAGAGAGTGGCCCTCTtcttctttgattttcgaaatcaAAGAGCGAAAGGGGTCCTCAAGGCTCAAAGATGCCATGGTTAGTTTGAGCATTGCATCTAAAGAAGAGAGATTCTTAGTGTTGTCTGAATTTGGTGGTAGACCATGTTCTGTAGGATTGAAAGGTAGCTCAGCAAGGTGGATATGGTTATGATCATAATAATAATGTTTGATGTGTTGAATGTTTGAGGGAGTGGTGACAATGGTGATTTTGAAAGAAGTTGTTTGTTGGATTTGTTTTGCTAATGCTAGGAATGGGATGAGATGACCTTGTGCTAAGAAAGGTAGCATTACAATGTGAACATTTTCATTGCCATCTTTCTTTGAATACTCTGCCATTGGAGTTTCAAGGATGTGATAGCTTGGTTGCTCTTATTGCTCTCTAAGTTAGGGAATAAATAGGCATCAGTATTATTATTCTAGATTAGTATTTTACTAGCAATATTTACACTAACATTTGCAAGAAATTTGCACACAACAAAAAATATTAGAACAACTATGTTAcatgttaaaaaaaaagattCTGAGTAAAAAATTACTTAACAGAAACAGATGAATGCATGTGATATAAGCTACCAAAATTTGCCTTCATACAACTGACAAAAATTGCAGGTAGAATCTGAGGCGATGATATTTACGTGAAGATTTATACAACTGACAAAAATTGTAGGTAGAATCTGAACGATGATATTTACGTGAAGAACGATGATATTTACGTGAAGATTTATACAACTGACAAAAATTGCATATAAAATCTGAGTGATGATATTCATGAATTTGTCGTAACTACAAAAGATAATTGCAAACTACGCTAGAATTAAAACTCAATCACTAATCAATAAGAATGCTCATTTCAGAAATACGCACTTTACGGGATATCATTATAATTACTGAATAAATTTATAACGTTATAAAATTTCTCttagaaataaaaattataaaacttagttatttgattcattaaaaaCTTTCAAAAAATTGCATTATTATTAAGTCTTTAGAAATATAATTGGTATTCTATTTTGTAATATGCATGCTTGTGCCTTGAAAATAACTCTCCCCATTGATGTGTTGAATGTTTAAGGGAGTGGGGCAATGATAATTTTGAAAGTTGTTTGTTGGATTTGTTTTGCTAATGCTAGGAATGGGATGAGATGACCTTGTACTAAGAAAGTTAGCCTTACAATGTGGACATTTTCATTGCCATCTTTCTTTGAATACACTGCCATTGGAGTTTTAAGGGTGTGATAGCTTGGTTGCCCTTATCGCTCTCTAAGTTAGGGAATAAATAGGCATCAGAAATTTGACGTAGGcgacaaatattattattttagtttttagattaatattttattagtaataatttatactaatatttataaaaaatttgcacACAAAAAATCTATAATTTGTGCTAATATTCTTTAgaatttacatatataaattaatataatttatactcacatttattaaaatttgtacacataaattaataaaatttgtttatgaatataatttgatatttatgctATCTAAATActtaccaaaatttttaaaaattactgatctaaaaattttttaaaatagacaaTATACTTTGCATGACAAGTACTCCTACTATCATGATGATATGTTACCTAGACATATtcgatattttatttaaataaattagtgaATTAAATATTAGAGCAATTATATtacatgttaaaaaaaatttgagtaaaaaGTTATTTAACAGAAATAATAAAATGAATGCATGTGATATAAGCTATCaaaatttatttagaaatttATACAACTGACAAAAATTGCATGTAGAATTTGGGTGATAATACTCATGAATTTGTCTTaactacaaaaataattataatttgtaaATTACACTCAAATTAAAAACTCAATCACTAATTAGTAAAAATACTCATTTCAAAGATAAGCATTTTATTATGTGAATATCATTAcaattaatgaataaatttataattttataaaatttctcttaaaaaaataaaaattacaaagttTAATTATTTGATTACATTAAAAACTTTCAGACAATACTTTATTATTAAGTCTTTGAAAATATAATCTGTATTTCATCTTGTAATATGTATGCTTGTGCATTGGAAATAACCATTCGTAATTGCATATCTTAGACTAATATACCAGTTACATGacaaatataaatgcatgtaatGCACATATAAACATCAACTAGCATGACCTAAAAAATAattgtttgtgtttttttttaaacCTCTTTTACACTTTTCATTTtactataaaagataaaaaaattaattttaattcgcacacaattataattatattttttattttggataacTATTTACTGAGTTAAATATTAGACGAATTAtgttacataataaaaaaaattctgaatAAAAAGTTACTTAACAGAAATAGTAAGATAAATGCATATGATATAGACTACTAAAATTTGCTTGGAGATTTATATAACTGACAAAAATTGTATGTAAATTCTGGACGATAGTATTCATGAATTTGTCGTAActgcaaaaataattataaattacgctagaattaaaaatccaatcaCTAATCAGTAAAAATGCTCATTTAAAAAATAAGCATTTTATGTGGATATAATTACAATTattgaataaatttataattttgtaaaatttctcttagaaaaataaaaattacaaaacttAGTTATTTGATTACGTTAAAAAACTTTCGGACAATGCATTATTATTAAGTCCTTCGAAATATAATCTGTATTCCATCTTTTAATATGCATGATggttccaaaaattttaatatggagCGAACTGAATGttagataatttttttcattccataaaaataattaacacataattattagagttagttttttaagagattcataaaaatatatatatatatatatatataattataatttttttacaattttatttttaatatgataattacataaaaaaaatataacaatatcaataatatattataaaattataaaatactaataatttataatatgtttAGTTAAAAATGATCACAtagtttattaattaaatttaattcttttaaaaattttaaaaaatttaaaaataaattataaatttgtaaTTATTTGAAAGACACGGCACACAGTACCCTTATAAAATACAAGATATAAgatatctttataatttttttaataacgtaaatttagaagaaaaatgagtattttttacaagaaaataatatctaaagtaTATAATGTGATTACCAAAATATAGTTACGTaagtcattattaatataataatataaatactaaatatattaatataaaaaataaatattttttaaaaataaatatagagattattatataaaaactaatttgaaaagtataaaaatttgaGAGCATGATACTAAAttagttaagtaaaaaatattagtaaattaaataattaagacataaatctatcacataataaaaaataatacatataaaactattaaattacataatattttttaaacacatatcccatatataaatataatttcttaaaatattggGAGAGGGGACGACTCGCCCCTCTAGATCCGTCCCTAGTAGGCTAGTAATGCTTGCTTGtccattaaaaataataattcgtAGTTGCATATCTTAGATTATAGTACTCCGCTAGGTACAAGATTTATACAACAGACAAAAATTATATGTAGATTTATGGTACTCATGAATTTGTAATAActgcaaaaataattataaattacgctataattaaaaattcaatcacTAATCAATAAAAATGCTCATTTAAAAAATACGCACTTTACGTGGATATTATTATAATTActgaataaatttataattttgtaaaatttttcttagaaaaataaaaattacaaagcttagttatttaattatattaaaaacctTCTCACATTACATCATTATTAACTCTTTAGAAATATAATATGTATTTCATTTTATAATATACATGCTTGTGCTTAAAAATAACGAATTCGTAGTTGTATATCTTAGACTACAGTACTCTCTTAAATACAAGttacataataaatataaatgcatgcaatGTACATGTAAACATCAACTACTATGGACAAAAAGaagttgtttgttttcttttttttaacctcttttacactttttttttactataaaagataaaaaaattaattttaattcacacatagttataattatatttgttaGATCAATTATgttacatattaaaaaaaattttgaataacaaattacttaacaaaaacaataaaatgaatgCATGTGATATAAACtaccaaaatttatttaaaaatttatacaacTGCTAAAAATTGACTATATAATCTGGACAATGGTACTCATGAATTTGTCGTagctacaaaaataattataaactaTACTATAATTAAATACTCAATCATTAATCAATAAAAATGCTCATTTAAAAAATATGTACTTTATGTGAATATCATTACAATTATTGAATAAATTTATAACTTTGTAAAATTtctcttaaaaataattataaaacttAGTTATTTGATTACATTAAAAACTTTCACAtaatgcattattattattaagtcttTGGAAATATAATCTGTATTTCATCTTATAATATGCATGCTTGTGCATTGAAAATAACGATTCATAGTTGCATATCTTAGAGTATAGTATTCCATCCGatacaaattatataataaatatgaatGCATGTAATGTCCTTATAAACATCAACTATCATGACCAAACAAATAATTGTTTGTCTTTTCTTCTGAAcctcttttgtatttttttttattataaaagataaaaaaattaattttaattcacacgtaattataattatatttgtcattttaaataattatttagtgaGCTAAATATTAGACTAATTATgttacatattaaaaaaaattctgaataaaaaattacttaacaaaaataataagatgAATGCATGTAATATAAACTACTAAAATTTGTTTGGAGATTTATACAAGCTACTAAAATTTATTTGGAGATTTATACAACCGACAAAAATTGACGGTAGAATCTAGACAATGGTACTCATGAATCATATTGTAACTggaaaaataattgtaaattacgctataattaaaaattcaatcacTAATCAGTAAAAATGTTCATTTAAAAGATACGCACTTTACGTGGATATTATTATAATTACTGAATAAATTTATAACTTTGTaaaatttctcttaaaaaaataaaaattacaaagctTAGTTATTTGATTACATTAAAAACTTTTCCACACTACATTATTATTAAATCTTTAGAAATATAATTTGTATTTCATCTTATAATATACATACCTGTgcattgaaaataataaattcgtAGTTGCATATCTTAAACTATAATACTCTCTTAGATACAAGTTATATAacaaatataaatgcatgtaatGCACATATAAACATCAACTACCATAGACaaaaaataattgtttttttttttctaaacctcttttaaactttttttttactataaaaaataaaaaaattaattttaattcacacataattataattatatttgtcatttaattttaaatGATCATTTAGTGAGCTAAATATTAAATCAATTATGTTAcatattcaaaaaaattctgaataaaaaattacttaacaaaAACGATAAATTGAATGCATGTGATATAAGCTACCAAAATTTATTTGGAAATTTATATAACTAACTGACAAAAATTGCCAGTAGAATCTGTACGATAGTACTCATAAATTTGTGGTAGCTACAAAAATAGTTATAAACTATGCTACAATTAAAAACTCAATCATTAATCAATAAGAATGTTCATTTAAAAAATACGCATTTTATGTGTATATCATTGTAATTACTGaataaatttataactttataaattttttttaaaaaaataaaaattataaaacttaattATTTGATTACATTAAAAACTTTCACACGATACATTATtattaagtttttgaaaatataatttgtattctattttataacGTGCATGTTTGTGCATTGGAAATAACGATTCGTAGTGGCATATCTTAGAGTATTTAGTATTCGGTTTGATACAAGTTACATAACAAATATGAATACATGTAATGCACATATAAACATCAATTATCATggccaaaaaaataattatttgtctTTTTTTCTAAACCTCTTTTACACTTTTTTTactataaaagataaaagaattaattttaattcatacgtaattataattatatttgttattttaaatgaTCATTTAGTGAGCTAAATATTAGACTAATTATgttacatattaaaaaaattatgaataaaaaattacttaacaaaaataataagatgAATGCATGTGATATAAGCTAATAAAATTTGTTTGGAAATTTATATAACTGACAAAAATTGCCTGTAGAATCTAGACAATAATACTCATGAATTTGTCGTAGCTgcaaaaataattgtaaattatgCTATAATTAAAAACTCAATCATTAATCAGTAAAAATGCTCATTTAAAAAATACGTATTTTATgtgaatattattataattacggaataaatttataattttataaaatttctcttaaaaaaataaaaattataaaacttaGTTATTTGATTACATTAAAAACTTTCACAtaatgcattattattattaagtcttTGGAAATATAATCTATATTTCATCTTATAATATGCATACTTGTGCATTGAAAATAACGATTGATAGTTGCATATCTTAGAGTATAGTATTCCATCTGATATAAGTTACATAATAAATATGAATGCATGTAATGTCCTTATAAACATCAACTATCATGACCAAACAAATAATTGTTTGTCTTTTCTTCTGAACCtcttttatacttttttattataaaagataaaaaaattaattttaattcacacgtaattataattatatttgtcattttaaataattatttagtgaGTTAAATATTAGACTAATTATGTTacgtattaaaaaaaaattctgaataaaaaattacttaacaaaaataataagatgAATGCATGTGATATAAACTACTAAAATTTGTTTGGAGATTTATACAAGCTACTAAAATTTATTTGGAAATTTATACAACCGACCAAAATTGACTGTAGAATCTAGACAATGGTACTCATGAATCATGTTATAACTggaaaaataattgtaaattacgctataattaaaaattcaatcacTAATCAGTAAAAATGTTCATTTAAAAGATACCCACTTTACgtgaatattattataattactgaataaatttataactttgtaaaatttctcttaaaaaaataaaaattacaaagctTAGTTATTTGATTACATTAAAAACTTTTCCACACTACATTATTATTAAATCTTTAGAAATATAATCTGTATTTCATCTTATAATATACATACCTGTgcattgaaaataataaattcgtAGTTGCATATCTTAAACTATAGTACTCTCTTAGATACAAGTTACATAacaaatataaatgcatgtaatGCACATATAAACATCAACTATCATAGACaaaaaataattgtttttttttctaaacctcttttaaactttttttactataaaaaataaaaaaattaattttaattcacacataattataattatatttgtcatttaattttaaatGATCATTTAGTGAGCTAAATATTAAATCAATTATGTTAcatattcaaaaaaattctgaataaaaaattacttaacaaaaacaataaattgaATGCATGTGATATAAGCTACCAAAGTTTGTTTGGAAATTTATATAACTAACTGACAAAAATTGTCAGTAGAATCTGGACGATAGTACTCATAAATTTGTCGTAGCTACAAAAATAGTTATAAACTATGCTACAATtaaaaaatcaatcattaatCAATAAGAATGTTCATTTAAAAAATACGCACTTTATTTGTATATCATTGTAATTACTGaataaatttataactttataaaatttttcttaaaaaaataaaaattataaaacttaattATTTGATTACATTAAAAATTTTCACACAATACATTATTATTAAGTCTTTGAAAATATAATATGTATTCTATCTTATAATGTGCATGCTTGTGCATTGGAAATAACGATTCGTAGAGTATTTAGTA contains:
- the LOC112702184 gene encoding UDP-glycosyltransferase 92A1, translating into MAEYSKKDGNENVHIVMLPFLAQGHLIPFLALAKQIQQTTSFKITIVTTPSNIQHIKHYYYDHNHIHLAELPFNPTEHGLPPNSDNTKNLSSLDAMLKLTMASLSLEDPFRSLISKIKEEEGHSLLCIISDVFVGWANNVAKSFGIKNITFTTCGAYGTLAYISIWSNLPHINSDSDEFSIPGFPQNYKFHRSHMHRTLRETDGSCDWSKFILSQVQLSMKSDGWICNTAEEIENLGLELLRKYFINLPVWSVGPLLQPLALQGKEHGKGLEPCIEWLDLKDERSVLYISFGSQNTISASQMMALAEGLEQSGRSFIWVIRPPFGFDINAEFNGDEWLPKGFEERMKNTQKGLLVHQWGPQMDILSHKSIAAFLSHCGWNSVLESLSYGVPFIGWPLAAEQVYNAKMLEEELGVSVMLTATVESVISGEEVKNVIDMVMDQQSGKGKEMKVKAEEIAVLMREATTQNGEVKGSSIRAIDDFVKVILQN